A genomic window from Methylorubrum extorquens includes:
- a CDS encoding S24 family peptidase: MLSHEQIWTAIDRLAERHGFSASGLARRAGLDATSFNRSKRVGPDGRKRWPSTESIAKVLAATGASLDDFLRLVDSHQGPARTMVPLIGLTQAGSGRLFTDEGIPTGGPGWEEIEFPDLGGDRAFALEVQGDSMLPLYRDGDVLIVAPNASIRKGDRIVARLSNGEVLAKELRRRTARTIELASLNPDHEDRMVPLAEVAWMARVMWVRQ, from the coding sequence ATGCTGTCGCACGAGCAGATCTGGACTGCGATCGACCGGTTGGCCGAGCGCCACGGCTTCTCCGCCTCGGGGCTCGCCCGGCGTGCCGGCCTCGATGCCACGAGCTTCAACCGCTCGAAGCGCGTCGGCCCCGACGGGCGCAAGCGCTGGCCCTCCACCGAGTCGATCGCGAAGGTGCTCGCCGCCACCGGCGCCAGCCTCGACGACTTCCTGCGGCTGGTCGATTCCCATCAAGGGCCGGCCCGGACCATGGTGCCGCTGATCGGTCTGACCCAGGCTGGGTCCGGCCGCCTGTTCACGGACGAGGGCATTCCGACCGGCGGGCCTGGCTGGGAGGAGATCGAGTTTCCCGATCTCGGCGGTGACCGCGCCTTCGCGCTGGAGGTGCAGGGCGATTCGATGCTGCCGCTCTACCGCGACGGCGACGTGCTGATCGTCGCCCCGAATGCCAGCATCCGCAAGGGCGACCGGATCGTCGCGCGGCTCAGCAACGGTGAGGTGCTGGCCAAGGAACTGCGCCGCCGCACCGCCCGCACCATCGAACTCGCCTCGCTCAACCCCGACCACGAGGACCGCATGGTGCCGCTCGC
- a CDS encoding DUF952 domain-containing protein yields the protein MALVYKICPRGLWQEAEALGRFTGAPVDHADGFIHFSTAEQVAETAARHFSGQDDLLLVAIEGDDLGPALRFEPSRGGALFPHLYGNLPLSAVRSVTVIPLGADGRHVFPAEIPQA from the coding sequence ATGGCCCTCGTCTACAAGATCTGTCCGCGCGGCCTCTGGCAGGAGGCCGAAGCGCTCGGCCGCTTCACCGGCGCGCCCGTCGACCACGCCGACGGCTTCATCCACTTCTCGACCGCGGAACAGGTCGCCGAGACCGCCGCCCGCCACTTTTCCGGTCAGGACGATCTGCTCCTCGTGGCGATCGAGGGCGACGATCTCGGGCCGGCCCTGCGGTTCGAGCCGTCGCGGGGTGGCGCGCTGTTCCCGCACCTCTACGGCAACCTTCCCTTGAGCGCCGTGCGCTCCGTGACCGTCATCCCCCTGGGGGCGGACGGGCGGCACGTATTCCCGGCGGAGATCCCGCAGGCATGA
- a CDS encoding quinone-dependent dihydroorotate dehydrogenase: MIDALFPLARPLLHGLDAETAHDLTIRGLSLLPPRRPPADDASLAVEMFGQRFPNPVGLAAGFDKGARVADALLGLGFGFVEVGGVVPQPQPGNPRPRVFRLPGDRAVINRFGLNSEGLDAVADRLKARAGREGIVGVNIGANKESADRLADYVACTARLAPHVAFITVNVSSPNTPGLRDLQGEAFLDDLLARVVAARDASGSSAAVLLKIAPDIALEGLDAMTATALRRGIQGLVVSNTTIARPASLTDSSVAKETGGLSGRPLFGPSTRLLAETYLRVGDRIPLIGVGGIDSAEAAWTKIRAGARLVQLYSALVYEGPGLVGTIKRGLSQRLRAEGLTSLAPVVGRDAAALARNA, translated from the coding sequence ATGATCGACGCGCTCTTTCCCCTCGCCCGGCCGCTGCTGCACGGGCTCGACGCCGAGACGGCGCACGACCTGACGATTCGCGGCCTCTCGCTGCTGCCGCCGCGCCGGCCGCCGGCCGACGACGCGTCGCTTGCCGTCGAGATGTTCGGGCAACGCTTTCCCAACCCCGTCGGCCTCGCCGCCGGCTTCGACAAGGGCGCGCGGGTGGCCGACGCGCTGCTGGGTCTCGGCTTCGGTTTCGTCGAGGTCGGCGGAGTCGTGCCGCAGCCGCAGCCCGGCAATCCGCGCCCGCGGGTGTTCCGGCTTCCCGGCGACCGGGCGGTGATCAACCGCTTCGGCCTCAACAGCGAGGGGCTCGACGCGGTGGCCGACCGACTCAAGGCCCGCGCCGGACGCGAGGGGATCGTCGGCGTCAACATCGGGGCCAACAAGGAATCGGCGGACCGGCTCGCCGACTACGTCGCCTGCACCGCGCGGCTCGCGCCGCATGTCGCCTTCATCACCGTCAACGTCTCCTCGCCCAACACGCCGGGCCTGCGCGACCTTCAGGGTGAGGCCTTCCTCGACGACCTGCTCGCCCGCGTCGTCGCCGCCCGCGATGCCAGCGGATCGAGCGCAGCCGTGCTGCTCAAGATCGCGCCCGACATCGCCCTCGAAGGACTCGACGCCATGACGGCGACGGCGCTTCGGCGCGGCATCCAGGGCCTCGTCGTCTCGAACACCACGATCGCGCGGCCGGCATCACTCACGGACTCCTCCGTCGCGAAGGAGACCGGCGGCCTGTCCGGACGGCCACTGTTCGGCCCGTCGACGCGGCTCCTGGCCGAGACCTACCTGCGCGTCGGCGACCGGATCCCGCTGATCGGCGTCGGCGGCATCGATTCGGCGGAGGCCGCTTGGACCAAGATCCGCGCGGGTGCGCGCCTCGTCCAGCTCTACTCCGCCCTCGTCTACGAGGGGCCGGGGCTGGTCGGCACGATCAAGCGCGGCTTGAGCCAACGGCTGCGGGCGGAGGGTCTGACGAGCCTCGCCCCGGTCGTCGGGCGGGACGCGGCCGCCCTCGCTCGGAACGCCTGA
- a CDS encoding FdhF/YdeP family oxidoreductase, producing the protein MDRSQGLPKRSSAAGGWGALKSCGKFLLGSRAPLSGARALLSANQPDGFDCPGCAWGDPAHGSSFEFCENGVKAVSWEATDKRATPRFFAKHPVSELRGWTDYALESEGRLTHPMRYDAQSDTYRAVEWEEAFAEIGATLRGLDHPDRVEFYTSGRASNEAAYLYQLFARAYGTNNFPDCSNMCHEASGIALVQAIGIGKGTVLLEDFEKADAIFVVGQNPGTNHPRMLGDLRRAAERGARVVVLNPVRERGLERFADPQNSVEMLRGASRPIASHYYQPKPGGDMAAFRGIAKVVFARDAAAIEAGKASLLDHAFLAAHTSAFADYRAAVEATEWDAILDQSGLTREEIETAADVYLGADKVIATWAMGVTQHRHSVATIREIANLLFLRGHIGRPGAGLCPVRGHSNVQGDRTVGINEKPPLALLEALDREFGLAVPRKHGHNVLGAIGAMLDGSANAFIGLGGNFVRATPDTRLVERALAGCELTVHIATKLNHSHLVPGRVSYLLPCLGRTEIDRNSRAKVQIVTVEDSMSMVHGSGGINKPASPHLRSEIGIIAGMAAATVGSERIDWAALADDYDLIRDRIERTIPGFSGFNTRVRRPRGFMLRNLAAERVFETATGRAGFSSGPLPVATEHQRARAQGDTFVLQTFRSHDQYNTTIYGLDDRYRGVYGERRVVFANPDDLAELKARAGERVDLICVHAEDGVERVAEDFRLVPFDMPRGALAGYYPELNVLVPLSAFGEFSDTPTSKSVLVQVRARAANAVGKAA; encoded by the coding sequence ATGGATCGTTCGCAAGGCTTACCCAAGCGTTCTTCCGCCGCGGGTGGGTGGGGTGCGCTGAAGAGCTGCGGCAAGTTCCTGTTGGGGAGTCGCGCGCCGCTCTCCGGCGCGCGCGCCCTGCTCAGCGCCAACCAGCCCGACGGCTTCGACTGCCCCGGCTGCGCCTGGGGTGACCCGGCTCACGGTTCGTCGTTCGAGTTCTGCGAGAATGGCGTGAAGGCGGTCTCCTGGGAGGCCACCGACAAGCGCGCGACGCCGCGTTTCTTTGCCAAGCATCCGGTCTCGGAGCTGCGCGGCTGGACCGATTACGCGCTGGAGAGCGAGGGCCGCCTTACCCATCCGATGCGCTACGATGCGCAGAGCGACACCTACCGCGCCGTGGAGTGGGAGGAGGCGTTCGCCGAGATCGGCGCGACCCTGCGCGGCCTCGACCATCCCGACCGCGTCGAGTTCTACACCTCCGGCCGCGCCTCCAACGAGGCGGCCTACCTCTACCAGCTCTTCGCCCGCGCCTACGGCACCAACAACTTCCCCGATTGCTCGAACATGTGCCATGAGGCGAGCGGCATCGCCCTCGTCCAGGCCATCGGCATCGGCAAGGGCACGGTGCTGCTGGAAGACTTCGAGAAGGCGGACGCGATCTTCGTCGTCGGCCAGAACCCCGGCACCAACCATCCGCGCATGCTGGGCGACCTGCGCCGGGCCGCCGAGCGCGGCGCGCGGGTGGTCGTGCTCAACCCCGTGCGCGAGCGCGGGCTGGAGCGCTTCGCCGACCCGCAGAACAGCGTCGAGATGCTGCGCGGCGCCAGCCGCCCGATCGCCAGCCACTACTACCAGCCGAAGCCCGGCGGCGACATGGCCGCCTTCCGCGGCATCGCCAAGGTCGTCTTCGCCCGTGATGCGGCGGCGATCGAGGCGGGCAAGGCTTCGCTCCTCGACCACGCCTTCCTCGCCGCCCATACCAGCGCCTTCGCCGATTACCGCGCTGCGGTCGAGGCAACGGAGTGGGATGCGATCCTCGACCAGTCCGGCCTGACCCGCGAGGAGATCGAGACCGCGGCCGACGTCTATCTCGGCGCCGACAAGGTGATCGCGACCTGGGCGATGGGCGTGACCCAGCACCGCCACTCGGTCGCGACGATCCGCGAGATCGCCAACCTCCTGTTCCTGCGCGGCCATATCGGTCGGCCCGGCGCAGGCTTGTGCCCAGTGCGCGGCCATTCCAACGTGCAGGGCGACCGCACCGTCGGCATCAACGAGAAGCCGCCGCTGGCCCTGCTCGAAGCCCTGGACAGAGAGTTCGGCCTCGCCGTGCCACGCAAGCACGGCCACAACGTGCTCGGCGCCATCGGCGCGATGCTCGACGGCTCGGCCAATGCCTTCATCGGGCTCGGCGGCAACTTCGTGCGCGCGACGCCGGACACGCGTCTGGTGGAGAGGGCGCTCGCCGGTTGCGAACTCACCGTCCACATCGCGACGAAGCTCAACCACTCGCATCTCGTGCCGGGCCGGGTCTCCTACCTGCTACCCTGCCTCGGGCGCACCGAGATCGACCGCAACAGCCGGGCCAAGGTTCAGATCGTGACCGTCGAGGATTCGATGAGCATGGTCCACGGCTCGGGCGGCATCAACAAGCCGGCTTCCCCGCACCTCCGCTCGGAGATCGGCATCATCGCCGGCATGGCCGCGGCCACCGTGGGTTCGGAGCGGATCGATTGGGCCGCGCTCGCCGACGATTACGATCTCATCCGCGATCGCATCGAGCGGACGATTCCGGGGTTCTCCGGCTTCAACACCCGGGTGCGCCGGCCCCGCGGCTTCATGCTGCGCAATCTCGCGGCCGAGCGGGTGTTCGAGACCGCGACCGGTCGGGCGGGTTTCTCCAGCGGCCCGCTGCCGGTAGCGACCGAGCACCAGCGCGCGCGCGCGCAGGGCGACACGTTCGTGCTGCAGACCTTCCGCAGCCACGACCAGTACAACACCACGATCTACGGGCTCGATGACCGCTACCGCGGCGTCTACGGCGAGCGCCGCGTCGTGTTTGCCAACCCGGACGACCTCGCCGAGTTGAAGGCGCGGGCGGGCGAGCGGGTCGATCTGATCTGCGTCCATGCCGAGGACGGCGTCGAGCGGGTGGCGGAGGATTTCCGCCTCGTGCCCTTCGACATGCCGCGCGGCGCGCTCGCCGGCTACTATCCGGAACTCAACGTGCTGGTGCCGCTCTCGGCCTTCGGCGAGTTCTCGGACACCCCGACCTCGAAGTCGGTGCTGGTTCAAGTGCGGGCCCGTGCCGCGAACGCCGTGGGCAAAGCCGCGTGA
- a CDS encoding PAS domain-containing sensor histidine kinase, translated as MDGSDTPPPQSIRGEMAERIRTHDWAATALGAADIWPPSLRATISLILGCGFPMIALWGRDLIQVYNDGFRDLMGLKHPAGLGQPSRACWPEIWHINAPIYERVWNGETVTFEDALYPLSRSGRLEDAWFTLTYSPLRDDAERVVGILVTLLESTARVLADRALRESEAGFRAELERQVQERTAELQASRDLFKATMDSSMDMIQVFKAVRDSAGEIVDFRWLLNNHTSESRYGEVSGQSLLERNPGVVQEGIFDTFKRVTETGQPATAERRYAHEQFDGWFFQCVVQLGDGVAITTKEISAWKAAQEEVLRLRDAIAQAALRESEDRFRTLASLIPVLLWRSDESGQHNSLNEAWLAYTGQTLQQSQVGGWLEAVHPDDRDAAREAFRSGREQQRLIEVQQRIRHHDGRYRWFLVRQAPILDTEGQVTQWIGAAMDIHDLHDLQERQTVLVAELQHRTRNLLGVVRSIAHQTMAQTGPTERFREQFNDRLAALSRVQGLLSRSEQEPITLRSLIQTELDALGGGDDADRIHVAGPPVRLHKASVQTLALAVHELATNARKYGALTTEHGRLSVTWRADRDDQGGGNLLIEWIEEGIRRPREEQRPTRRGYGRELIEQAMPYALNAKTRYELGETRLRCAIELPLDERFGQISTA; from the coding sequence ATGGATGGGAGCGACACTCCACCTCCGCAGTCGATCCGCGGCGAGATGGCCGAGCGGATCCGGACGCATGACTGGGCCGCGACGGCGCTCGGTGCGGCGGACATTTGGCCGCCCAGCCTCAGGGCCACGATCAGCCTGATCCTCGGCTGCGGCTTCCCCATGATCGCGCTGTGGGGCCGGGATCTGATCCAGGTCTACAACGACGGCTTCCGGGACCTGATGGGATTGAAGCATCCGGCCGGGCTTGGTCAGCCGTCACGCGCGTGCTGGCCCGAGATCTGGCACATCAACGCGCCGATCTACGAGCGGGTCTGGAACGGCGAGACGGTCACCTTCGAGGACGCGCTCTACCCGCTGTCTCGGTCGGGACGCCTCGAAGACGCGTGGTTCACGCTGACCTACAGCCCGCTGCGGGACGACGCGGAGCGGGTCGTGGGCATCCTGGTCACCCTGCTCGAGAGCACGGCCCGCGTGCTGGCGGACCGGGCGTTGCGCGAGAGCGAGGCCGGCTTCCGGGCCGAGCTGGAACGCCAGGTGCAAGAGCGGACGGCGGAGCTTCAAGCAAGCCGCGACCTGTTCAAGGCGACCATGGACAGCTCCATGGACATGATCCAGGTCTTCAAGGCCGTGCGCGATTCGGCGGGCGAGATCGTCGATTTCCGCTGGCTCCTGAACAACCACACCTCCGAGAGTCGCTACGGCGAAGTGAGTGGGCAGAGCCTGCTGGAGCGTAACCCGGGCGTGGTGCAGGAGGGCATCTTCGACACCTTCAAGCGTGTCACGGAAACCGGCCAGCCCGCGACCGCGGAGCGCCGCTACGCCCACGAGCAGTTCGACGGCTGGTTCTTCCAGTGCGTGGTGCAGCTTGGCGACGGGGTGGCCATCACCACCAAGGAGATCTCGGCCTGGAAGGCGGCGCAGGAAGAGGTGCTCCGGCTTCGCGACGCGATCGCGCAAGCGGCCCTGCGCGAGAGCGAGGATCGCTTCCGCACCCTGGCGAGCCTCATCCCCGTCCTGTTGTGGCGGTCCGACGAGAGCGGGCAGCACAACTCCCTCAACGAGGCTTGGCTCGCCTATACCGGCCAGACCCTGCAGCAATCGCAGGTCGGCGGCTGGCTCGAAGCGGTCCACCCCGACGACCGCGACGCGGCGCGCGAGGCCTTCCGCTCAGGACGCGAGCAGCAGCGGTTGATCGAGGTGCAGCAGCGCATCCGCCATCACGACGGGCGGTACCGCTGGTTCCTCGTGCGGCAGGCGCCGATCCTCGACACAGAGGGGCAGGTTACGCAGTGGATCGGTGCCGCCATGGACATCCACGATCTGCACGATCTGCAGGAGCGCCAGACCGTTCTCGTCGCCGAGCTGCAGCACCGCACCCGCAACCTGCTCGGCGTCGTGCGCTCCATCGCCCACCAGACCATGGCGCAGACCGGCCCGACGGAGCGCTTCCGCGAGCAGTTCAACGACCGGCTCGCCGCCCTGTCGCGGGTCCAGGGGTTGCTGTCGCGCTCGGAGCAGGAGCCGATCACCCTGCGCAGCCTGATCCAGACCGAGTTGGACGCTCTCGGGGGCGGCGACGACGCCGACCGGATCCATGTCGCCGGCCCGCCGGTGCGCCTGCATAAGGCGTCGGTGCAGACCCTGGCGCTTGCCGTGCACGAGCTGGCCACCAATGCCCGCAAGTATGGTGCTCTGACGACCGAGCACGGCCGCCTCTCGGTGACATGGCGCGCCGACCGGGACGACCAGGGCGGAGGAAACCTGCTGATCGAGTGGATCGAAGAGGGCATCCGCCGGCCGCGCGAGGAACAGCGCCCGACGCGGCGCGGCTATGGACGCGAGTTGATCGAGCAGGCGATGCCCTACGCGCTCAACGCCAAGACCCGCTACGAACTCGGGGAGACGCGGCTGCGCTGCGCCATCGAACTGCCGCTGGACGAGCGATTCGGGCAGATAAGTACGGCCTAA
- a CDS encoding TonB-dependent receptor has product MSRKRYVAGSWVGPFAGIGIASLVASPLHAEEVSLDEISVVSDKPARKAGPGGAGSEPKPADPVGVLPVVTDRFSTVSVVSGAELARSQPTSLGEALFDKPGLSATTFAPGSASRPIIRGLDNHRVRILENGTGVQDMSDLGEDHAVPINPLINDRIEVIRGPAGLRYGSQAVGGVVSVENNRIPTSIPAGGVAGRVTTGYSAVDKGRNAAATVDAGSGNVAVHADAFRSVADDYNTPLGIQRNSFNESQGGAFGTSYLFDRGFVGLSFSHFDSVYGIPGLSSAAQRTRLDPVQDKLQARGEYRPLDGPFAAIRFWAGGSNYRHNEFGTDANGVEGIEAVFKNRAAEGRIEFDHVPVETAFGTFSGQLGVQADRRKLRISGAEGGLLRPTDTRVQAAYLFEELALGGGLRFQAAGRIEGNRVAGTQALFPSDFLPEGPGDEPVESRRIRRFAPKSASFAALQDLPHGFVGSLTGSYVERAPTSPELFSRGPHEASATFEIGDPNLKVERARTVEVAIRRAEGPFRFDATGYVTRYTGFVFKRLTGFTCGDTFDFCGIGGGDLRQVTYSQAGATFAGAEIASQIDIVPVGDGFAGISAQYDFVRAQFDDGSFVPRIPPHRVGGGVFLRADGWFAQLSLLHAFAQTQTGTLETPTPGYNDLKAEIAYSRPLDPAVHGLSEVTLGLRGTNLLDDVIRNAASFRKDEVVLPGRNVRLFLTARF; this is encoded by the coding sequence ATGTCGAGAAAGCGCTATGTAGCGGGTTCCTGGGTCGGCCCTTTCGCCGGGATCGGCATCGCCAGCCTCGTCGCGTCGCCGCTTCACGCGGAAGAAGTCTCCCTCGACGAGATCAGCGTCGTCTCGGACAAGCCGGCACGGAAAGCGGGTCCGGGTGGGGCTGGATCGGAGCCGAAGCCAGCCGACCCGGTCGGCGTCCTGCCGGTGGTGACCGACCGGTTCTCGACGGTCAGCGTCGTCTCCGGAGCCGAACTTGCCCGCTCGCAGCCGACCTCGCTCGGCGAGGCTCTGTTCGACAAGCCGGGCCTGTCCGCAACCACCTTCGCGCCGGGCTCCGCCTCGCGGCCGATCATCCGCGGCCTCGACAATCACCGTGTCCGCATCCTCGAGAACGGCACCGGCGTGCAGGACATGTCCGATCTCGGCGAGGACCACGCCGTCCCGATCAACCCGCTGATCAACGACCGGATCGAGGTCATCCGAGGTCCCGCGGGCCTTCGCTACGGCTCGCAGGCGGTCGGGGGGGTGGTCTCGGTCGAGAACAACCGCATCCCGACGAGCATTCCAGCCGGCGGCGTCGCGGGACGGGTGACCACCGGCTACTCGGCCGTCGACAAGGGCCGCAACGCCGCCGCCACGGTCGATGCCGGCAGCGGCAACGTCGCCGTCCATGCCGATGCCTTCCGGAGCGTGGCGGACGACTACAACACGCCGCTCGGCATCCAGCGCAATTCCTTCAACGAATCGCAGGGCGGAGCCTTCGGCACCTCCTACCTGTTCGATCGCGGCTTCGTCGGATTGTCCTTCAGCCACTTCGATTCCGTCTACGGCATCCCCGGCCTCAGCTCCGCGGCGCAGCGCACCCGCCTCGATCCGGTGCAGGACAAGCTCCAGGCCCGCGGCGAGTACCGGCCGCTGGACGGGCCGTTCGCGGCGATCCGGTTCTGGGCGGGCGGCTCGAACTACCGCCACAACGAGTTCGGCACCGACGCCAACGGTGTCGAGGGAATCGAGGCGGTGTTCAAGAACCGTGCGGCGGAGGGACGGATCGAGTTCGACCACGTGCCGGTCGAGACCGCGTTCGGCACCTTCAGCGGACAGCTCGGCGTCCAGGCCGACCGGCGCAAGCTCCGCATCTCGGGGGCGGAAGGGGGCCTGTTGCGCCCGACCGACACACGGGTGCAGGCCGCCTACCTGTTCGAGGAACTGGCGCTCGGCGGCGGTCTGCGGTTCCAGGCGGCGGGCCGCATCGAGGGCAACCGCGTCGCCGGCACGCAGGCGCTCTTCCCCTCGGACTTCCTGCCCGAAGGCCCCGGCGACGAGCCGGTGGAATCGCGCCGCATCCGCCGCTTCGCCCCGAAAAGCGCGAGCTTCGCTGCGCTCCAGGATCTGCCCCACGGGTTCGTGGGGAGCCTGACCGGCTCCTATGTCGAGCGCGCGCCGACCTCGCCCGAACTGTTCTCGCGCGGGCCGCACGAGGCTTCCGCGACCTTCGAGATCGGCGATCCGAACCTCAAGGTTGAACGCGCCCGCACCGTCGAGGTGGCGATCCGGCGGGCGGAGGGACCGTTCCGCTTTGATGCCACCGGCTACGTCACGCGCTATACCGGCTTCGTCTTCAAGCGCCTGACCGGCTTCACCTGCGGCGACACCTTCGACTTTTGCGGGATCGGCGGCGGGGATCTGCGGCAGGTCACCTATTCGCAGGCCGGTGCCACCTTCGCCGGTGCCGAGATCGCGAGCCAGATCGACATCGTGCCGGTCGGCGATGGCTTTGCCGGCATCAGTGCGCAGTACGACTTCGTGCGCGCGCAGTTCGACGACGGCAGCTTCGTGCCGCGCATTCCTCCCCACCGCGTCGGCGGCGGCGTCTTCCTGCGGGCCGACGGCTGGTTCGCCCAGCTCAGCCTACTGCACGCCTTCGCCCAGACCCAGACCGGCACGCTGGAGACGCCGACACCGGGCTACAACGACCTCAAGGCGGAGATCGCCTATAGCCGTCCGCTCGATCCGGCGGTCCATGGTCTCAGCGAGGTGACGCTCGGCCTGCGCGGCACGAACCTGCTCGACGACGTGATCCGCAACGCCGCCTCCTTCCGCAAGGACGAGGTGGTGCTGCCGGGCCGCAACGTTCGGCTCTTCCTGACGGCGCGGTTCTGA